Proteins encoded together in one Mycobacterium simiae window:
- the eccA gene encoding type VII secretion AAA-ATPase EccA codes for MERADSGVLAVPSGTSRADTRVDGDVVSRFATCCRALGIAVYQRRRPADLAAARSGFTALTRIAHDQCDAWTGLAAAGDTSPRVLEAIARTAATSGVLQRQVDLAPGALGFRYDSGLYLQFRAAVPDDFQLAYAAALANTGRFADAHGIVARLADRRSNWREARWISVVINYRAERWSDVVKLLTPIVNDSDLDEAYTHAAKITLGTALARLGMFAPALSYLEEPDGPVQVAAVDGALAKALVLRAHVDEESASEVLQDLYAAHPDNEQVEQALSDTSFGIVTTNAARIEARTDPWDPDTEPSADDFVDPAAHERKAVLLHEAERQLTEFIGLDEVKNQVARLKSSVAMELVRKQRGLQVAQRAHHLVFAGPPGTGKTTIARVVAKIYCGLGLLKRENIREVHRADLIGQHIGETEAKTNAIIDSALDGVLFLDEAYALVATGAKNDFGLVAIDTLLARMENDRDRLVVIIAGYRADLDKFLDTNEGLRSRFTRNITFPSYTSHELVEIAHKMAEQRDSVFEPAALDHMEALFTKLANSTTPDANGVERRCLDIAGNGRFVRNIVERAEEEREFRLDHSEQAGTSAFTDEELMTITDVDVSNSVEPLLRGLGLSVPA; via the coding sequence GTGGAACGCGCTGACAGCGGTGTGCTCGCCGTCCCATCCGGCACTTCCCGGGCGGACACCCGAGTCGACGGTGACGTCGTCAGCCGGTTTGCTACCTGCTGCCGGGCCCTGGGCATTGCGGTCTACCAGCGCCGGCGTCCGGCCGACCTGGCCGCCGCCCGCTCCGGGTTCACGGCCCTGACCCGAATTGCCCATGACCAGTGCGACGCCTGGACCGGCCTCGCCGCCGCCGGGGATACGTCCCCGCGGGTGCTCGAAGCGATCGCGCGCACGGCGGCGACGTCGGGCGTGCTGCAGCGGCAGGTCGACCTGGCCCCCGGCGCGCTGGGCTTCCGCTACGACAGCGGTCTCTACCTTCAATTCCGCGCCGCCGTTCCCGACGATTTCCAACTCGCGTATGCCGCGGCCCTGGCCAACACCGGTCGGTTCGCCGACGCGCACGGGATCGTCGCCCGGCTGGCCGACCGCCGGTCGAACTGGCGTGAGGCGCGCTGGATCTCCGTGGTCATCAATTATCGCGCCGAGCGGTGGTCCGATGTGGTCAAGCTGCTGACGCCGATCGTCAACGACTCCGACCTCGACGAGGCTTATACCCACGCCGCCAAGATCACGCTGGGCACCGCGCTGGCCCGGCTGGGCATGTTCGCCCCGGCGTTGTCATACCTCGAAGAACCCGACGGTCCGGTTCAGGTGGCTGCCGTCGACGGCGCACTGGCCAAGGCGCTTGTGCTGCGTGCGCACGTCGACGAGGAGTCCGCGAGCGAAGTCCTGCAGGACTTGTACGCGGCGCATCCCGACAACGAACAAGTCGAACAGGCGTTGTCCGACACCAGCTTTGGAATCGTGACCACCAACGCGGCCCGTATCGAGGCCCGCACCGATCCGTGGGATCCCGACACGGAGCCCAGCGCGGATGACTTCGTCGACCCCGCCGCCCACGAGCGCAAGGCCGTCCTACTGCACGAGGCCGAACGACAGCTCACGGAGTTCATCGGGCTCGACGAGGTGAAGAACCAGGTGGCCCGGCTGAAGAGTTCGGTCGCCATGGAATTGGTGCGCAAGCAGCGTGGACTACAGGTCGCCCAGCGCGCGCACCACCTGGTGTTCGCCGGTCCGCCCGGGACCGGTAAGACCACGATTGCGCGTGTGGTCGCCAAAATCTATTGCGGCCTTGGTCTTTTGAAGCGTGAGAACATTCGGGAAGTGCACCGCGCCGACCTCATCGGTCAGCACATCGGTGAGACCGAGGCCAAGACCAACGCGATCATCGACAGCGCGTTGGACGGTGTCTTGTTCCTCGACGAGGCGTACGCGCTGGTCGCCACGGGCGCCAAGAACGACTTCGGGTTGGTGGCCATCGATACGCTGCTGGCCCGCATGGAAAACGACCGCGACCGGCTGGTGGTGATCATCGCCGGTTATCGGGCGGATCTAGACAAGTTCCTGGACACCAACGAGGGTCTGCGCTCGCGGTTCACCCGCAACATCACCTTTCCCTCCTACACCTCCCACGAGTTGGTCGAGATCGCGCACAAGATGGCCGAACAGCGCGACAGCGTCTTCGAGCCGGCCGCGCTCGACCACATGGAGGCCTTGTTCACCAAGCTGGCGAACTCCACTACGCCCGATGCCAATGGGGTGGAGCGGCGCTGCCTCGACATTGCCGGCAACGGTCGATTTGTCCGCAACATCGTCGAGCGTGCAGAGGAGGAGCGCGAATTCCGGCTGGACCATTCGGAGCAGGCCGGAACCAGTGCGTTCACCGATGAGGAGCTGATGACGATCACCGACGTAGACGTCAGTAATTCCGTCGAGCCGCTGCTGCGCGGCTTGGGCCTCTCGGTGCCGGCATGA
- a CDS encoding class I SAM-dependent methyltransferase, whose product MRSEGDTWDITTSVGSTALFVATARALEAQKPQPLAVDPYAEIFCRAVGGSAADVLDGTDPDHALKSADFGVHFVNFQAARTRYFDEYFRQAADAGVRQVVILAAGLDSRAYRLDWPAGTTIFELDRPQVLEFKREVLTAHGDRPRAERREVAVDLRDDWPQALRDSGFDPAEPSAWIAEGLLIYLPAAAQEQLFTGIHSLAAPGSHVAVEDGAPLPDDVFEASLEEERAAVAQGEKRLFYQLVYNEQHAPAAEWFDQHGWNAVGTPLADYLRRVGRPVPGPETEAGPMIARNTLVSAVRA is encoded by the coding sequence GTGCGTAGTGAAGGTGATACCTGGGACATCACAACGAGTGTGGGTTCGACCGCGCTGTTCGTAGCGACGGCGCGGGCGCTGGAGGCGCAAAAGCCCCAGCCGCTGGCTGTTGATCCATATGCGGAGATCTTCTGCCGTGCCGTCGGCGGTTCCGCGGCCGATGTGTTGGACGGCACGGATCCCGACCATGCGCTCAAGAGCGCCGACTTCGGCGTCCATTTCGTCAACTTCCAGGCGGCCCGTACGAGGTACTTCGACGAGTATTTCCGCCAAGCCGCCGATGCCGGCGTACGTCAGGTGGTGATCTTGGCAGCCGGTCTGGACTCGCGGGCCTACCGGCTGGACTGGCCCGCCGGGACGACCATCTTCGAGCTGGACCGTCCGCAAGTTCTCGAGTTCAAGCGCGAGGTGCTGACCGCCCATGGCGATCGACCGCGCGCCGAGCGCCGCGAGGTTGCGGTCGACCTACGTGATGATTGGCCGCAAGCGCTGCGGGACAGCGGGTTTGATCCCGCCGAGCCTTCCGCGTGGATCGCCGAGGGGCTGCTGATCTATCTGCCGGCCGCGGCTCAGGAACAGCTGTTCACCGGCATCCACAGCCTGGCCGCTCCCGGCAGCCACGTCGCAGTCGAAGACGGCGCGCCGTTGCCGGACGACGTCTTCGAAGCCTCTCTCGAAGAGGAACGTGCAGCTGTCGCGCAGGGCGAAAAGCGCCTGTTCTACCAACTGGTCTACAACGAACAGCACGCCCCGGCCGCTGAATGGTTCGACCAACACGGATGGAACGCCGTGGGTACCCCGTTAGCCGACTATCTGCGCCGGGTCGGCCGCCCGGTTCCCGGGCCCGAGACCGAAGCGGGCCCGATGATCGCCCGCAACACTCTGGTCAGCGCCGTCCGGGCCTGA
- a CDS encoding PE family protein: protein MTLRVVPEGLAATSAAVEALTARLASAHAAAAPAITAVVPPAADPVSLTTAAGFSAQGQLHSAVAAQGVAELGRAGVGVGEGGASYLAGDAAAAGSYGAAGA from the coding sequence ATGACGTTGCGAGTAGTTCCCGAAGGCCTGGCGGCGACGAGTGCCGCGGTCGAGGCGCTGACGGCACGATTGGCGAGCGCGCATGCGGCCGCCGCTCCGGCGATCACCGCGGTGGTGCCGCCGGCGGCCGATCCGGTGTCGTTGACGACGGCCGCCGGGTTCAGTGCCCAGGGCCAGCTGCACTCGGCGGTGGCGGCTCAGGGCGTGGCGGAACTCGGTCGCGCCGGCGTGGGCGTGGGCGAAGGTGGGGCGAGTTATCTGGCGGGTGACGCCGCGGCGGCCGGCAGCTACGGAGCGGCGGGCGCCTGA
- a CDS encoding TetR/AcrR family transcriptional regulator, producing MAEPSTERRYRGVEAAIRLSERRSRLLSAGLDLLGGDQDTAAVTVRAVCARANLTPRYFYENFSDKDGFVSAVFDSVIAELAATTQAAVASVPIPEQSRAGMANVVRTIAGDARIGRLLFSTQLADPVIVRKRAESTALFAMLLGQHAGDMLRVPANNSMKAGAHFAVGGVGQMISAWLAGDISLGPDQLVDQLAVLLDELAHPRLYGVRETAAPATTASRDPGATVASS from the coding sequence ATGGCAGAACCCTCAACGGAACGTCGTTACCGAGGCGTCGAAGCTGCCATTCGACTGTCCGAACGCCGCAGCCGGCTGCTTAGCGCCGGCCTGGACCTGCTCGGTGGCGACCAGGACACCGCGGCGGTGACAGTGCGCGCCGTGTGCGCCCGGGCGAATCTGACCCCCCGCTACTTCTACGAGAACTTCAGCGACAAAGACGGATTCGTTAGCGCCGTGTTCGACTCCGTGATCGCCGAGCTGGCCGCCACAACACAGGCCGCGGTGGCATCGGTGCCGATACCCGAACAGTCCCGCGCCGGTATGGCGAACGTCGTGCGCACCATCGCCGGAGACGCACGGATCGGCCGGCTACTGTTCAGCACCCAGCTCGCCGATCCGGTGATCGTGCGCAAACGCGCCGAATCCACCGCCCTGTTCGCCATGCTGCTGGGCCAGCATGCCGGCGACATGCTGCGGGTACCGGCAAACAACAGCATGAAGGCGGGCGCGCACTTCGCGGTCGGCGGCGTCGGTCAGATGATCAGCGCCTGGCTGGCCGGCGATATTTCGCTGGGCCCGGACCAACTCGTCGATCAGCTGGCGGTGCTACTCGACGAGCTGGCCCATCCGCGGCTTTACGGCGTCAGGGAAACAGCGGCACCTGCCACAACCGCGTCCCGGGATCCAGGAGCCACAGTCGCATCATCGTGA
- a CDS encoding VOC family protein, with translation MIKPHNVNTTFELGGINHVALVCSDMARTVDFYSNVLGMPLIKSLDLPGGTGQHFFFDAGNGDCVAFFWFADAPERVPGISSPAAIPGIGDITSAVSTMNHLAFHVPAEKFDAYRQRLKDKGVRVGPILNHDESEMQVSATVHPGVYVRSFYFHDPDGITLEFACWVKEFDATDTSAVPKTAAERRPREHVVG, from the coding sequence ATGATCAAGCCGCACAACGTCAACACGACATTTGAACTCGGCGGGATCAACCATGTTGCGCTGGTGTGTTCCGACATGGCCCGCACCGTTGACTTCTACAGCAATGTTCTGGGCATGCCGCTGATCAAATCGCTCGACTTGCCTGGGGGCACGGGGCAGCACTTCTTTTTCGACGCCGGGAACGGCGACTGCGTCGCATTTTTCTGGTTCGCCGACGCGCCAGAGCGGGTGCCCGGTATCTCCTCACCCGCCGCCATTCCCGGGATCGGGGACATCACCAGCGCGGTGAGCACCATGAACCATCTCGCCTTCCACGTACCGGCCGAGAAGTTCGACGCCTACCGGCAGCGGCTGAAGGACAAGGGTGTGCGGGTCGGCCCGATCCTCAATCACGATGAGAGCGAGATGCAAGTGTCCGCGACGGTGCATCCCGGCGTGTACGTGCGCTCATTCTACTTTCACGACCCCGACGGCATCACGCTGGAATTCGCTTGTTGGGTCAAGGAATTCGACGCGACTGATACGTCGGCTGTGCCGAAGACGGCAGCCGAACGTCGGCCCCGGGAGCACGTCGTAGGCTGA
- a CDS encoding oxygenase MpaB family protein, translated as MAVHEAVPRLIPHVERPMADAPRPFPARRPRRVAEDYGLMGVALLAGPANVIMELSIPGVGHGVAESRVESGRIDRHPIKRARTTFTYIAVANAGTDEQKAAYRRAVNKSHAQVYSTPDSPVQYNAFDPELQLWVAACIYKGGIDIYRTFVGEMEDADADRLYREAMSLATTLQVPAEMWPADRAAFDKYWQESLEQVHIDDTVREFLYPIAAGRIRGVRLPRPLQRRLDSFNLLITTGFLPQRFRDEMRLPWDADMQRRFDRLMAVLAGVNRRLPRILRQFPFNWMLWDLDRRIKTGRPLV; from the coding sequence ATGGCGGTCCACGAGGCGGTGCCCCGGCTCATCCCGCATGTCGAGCGTCCGATGGCCGACGCGCCCAGGCCGTTCCCGGCCCGGCGCCCCCGGCGGGTCGCCGAGGACTACGGGCTGATGGGTGTGGCGCTGCTGGCCGGCCCGGCCAACGTGATCATGGAGTTATCGATCCCCGGCGTCGGCCACGGCGTGGCGGAAAGCCGCGTCGAGAGCGGCCGTATCGACCGTCATCCGATCAAACGAGCACGCACCACGTTCACCTACATCGCGGTCGCCAACGCCGGGACCGATGAGCAGAAGGCTGCCTACCGACGCGCGGTGAACAAATCGCATGCGCAGGTGTACTCCACCCCGGACAGCCCGGTGCAGTACAACGCGTTCGATCCCGAACTGCAGCTGTGGGTGGCGGCGTGCATCTACAAGGGCGGCATCGACATCTATCGCACCTTCGTCGGCGAGATGGAGGATGCGGATGCGGACCGCCTGTACCGCGAGGCCATGTCGCTGGCCACCACGTTGCAGGTGCCGGCGGAGATGTGGCCGGCGGATCGGGCGGCGTTCGACAAATACTGGCAAGAGTCGCTGGAGCAGGTGCACATCGACGACACCGTTCGGGAGTTCCTGTATCCGATCGCGGCCGGACGAATCCGCGGCGTCCGGCTGCCACGCCCACTGCAGCGCCGGCTGGACAGCTTTAACCTGTTGATCACCACCGGCTTTCTGCCGCAACGGTTTCGCGACGAAATGCGGTTGCCCTGGGACGCGGACATGCAACGACGCTTCGACCGGCTGATGGCGGTGTTGGCCGGCGTGAACCGGAGGTTGCCGCGGATCCTCCGTCAGTTCCCGTTCAACTGGATGCTCTGGGATCTGGACCGCCGGATCAAAACGGGACGCCCGTTGGTGTAG
- the eccB gene encoding type VII secretion protein EccB, translating to MTNPDPHDERRSFTSRTPANDNPDKVVYRRGFVTRHQVTGWRFVMRRIASGIALHDTRMLVDPLRTQSRAVLMGAVILITGLAGCFVFSLIRPNGQAGNNAVLADRETAALYVRVGDELHPVLNLTSARLIVGKPVNPVAVKSAELDRFPRGNLVGIPGAPERMVANASRDANWTVCDAVSEAAQGSHAVHSTGVTVIAGIPDSSGSHAAAVAPGQAMLVEFAGEAGPSTWLLWDGKRSRIDLGNHAITSALGLGAEAPAPRPIAAGLFNAIPEAPAITAPGIPNAGAPAGYAVPAPIGGVVTSYAVDPGGVRYYAVLPDGLQPISPVLAAILRNTNSYGLDQPPRLPADEVAKLPVSRMLDTTRFPDRQVTLVDAAKDPVTCAHWSKPAGAASSSLTLLAGSALPVPDSVRTVNLIGSGNPGVATRVALAPGTGYFAQTVGGGTTSPGTGSLFWISDAGVRYGIDNEAEGAMAGRGKTVEALGLTPPPVPIPWSILSLFAAGPTLSRADALLAHDGLAPDSRPGRPVSAEGAPR from the coding sequence ATGACCAACCCCGACCCCCACGACGAACGTCGTTCATTCACCTCTCGCACCCCCGCCAACGACAATCCCGACAAGGTCGTCTACCGCCGCGGTTTCGTCACGCGCCACCAGGTGACCGGGTGGCGCTTTGTGATGCGTCGGATCGCCTCGGGAATCGCGTTGCACGACACCAGAATGCTGGTCGACCCGCTGCGCACGCAGTCGCGCGCGGTGCTGATGGGCGCGGTCATTCTGATCACCGGACTGGCGGGCTGCTTCGTGTTCTCGCTGATCCGGCCCAACGGTCAGGCCGGCAACAATGCGGTGCTCGCCGACCGGGAGACCGCCGCGCTGTATGTACGGGTCGGTGACGAGTTGCACCCGGTGCTGAACCTGACCTCGGCCCGCTTGATCGTCGGCAAACCGGTGAATCCGGTCGCGGTGAAAAGCGCGGAGCTGGATCGCTTTCCGCGCGGCAATCTGGTCGGCATACCAGGGGCGCCGGAACGTATGGTGGCCAACGCATCTCGGGACGCGAATTGGACGGTCTGCGATGCGGTGAGCGAAGCCGCCCAAGGCTCGCACGCCGTGCACAGCACCGGGGTCACGGTGATCGCCGGGATCCCCGACAGCAGCGGCTCCCATGCCGCCGCGGTCGCGCCCGGCCAGGCGATGTTGGTCGAGTTCGCCGGCGAGGCCGGCCCCAGCACCTGGCTGTTGTGGGACGGCAAACGCAGCCGCATCGACCTGGGCAATCACGCGATCACTTCCGCGCTGGGGCTGGGCGCCGAGGCGCCCGCGCCGCGGCCCATCGCGGCAGGCTTGTTCAACGCAATTCCCGAAGCGCCGGCGATCACCGCGCCGGGCATCCCGAACGCGGGCGCCCCGGCGGGCTACGCAGTCCCGGCACCGATCGGCGGCGTCGTGACCTCCTATGCCGTCGATCCGGGCGGCGTGCGCTACTACGCGGTGTTACCCGATGGGCTACAACCCATCTCGCCGGTGCTCGCCGCGATTTTGCGCAACACCAATTCCTACGGTCTGGACCAACCGCCGCGGCTCCCCGCCGACGAGGTGGCCAAGCTACCGGTCTCGCGCATGCTGGACACCACCCGCTTCCCCGACCGCCAGGTCACGCTCGTCGACGCGGCCAAAGACCCCGTCACATGTGCGCACTGGAGCAAGCCGGCTGGGGCGGCCAGCAGTTCGCTGACCCTGCTGGCCGGGTCGGCCCTGCCCGTGCCCGACTCGGTGCGCACGGTGAACTTGATTGGCAGCGGCAACCCGGGCGTCGCCACCCGGGTCGCGCTCGCGCCCGGCACCGGCTACTTCGCGCAAACCGTCGGCGGCGGCACGACCTCTCCGGGCACCGGCTCGCTGTTCTGGATCTCCGACGCCGGCGTGCGCTACGGCATCGACAACGAGGCCGAAGGCGCAATGGCTGGTCGCGGCAAAACCGTTGAGGCCCTTGGTCTTACTCCACCACCCGTTCCCATTCCCTGGTCGATACTGTCGCTATTCGCGGCGGGCCCGACGCTATCCCGAGCCGACGCGTTACTCGCGCACGACGGGTTGGCGCCCGACAGCAGGCCCGGCCGTCCGGTGTCGGCCGAAGGAGCACCCCGATGA
- a CDS encoding type VII secretion protein EccC, giving the protein MSRLIFEARRRLAPPSVRQGTITIEAPPELPRVIPPSFLRRAMPYVLVILIVGMIVALVATGMRVISPQTLFFPFVLLLAATALYRGNDNKMRTEEVDAERADYLRYLSVVRDNIRTQAAAQRAAAEWSHPEPAALATVPGSRRQWERDPHDPDFLVVRAGRHHVPLATAVRVQDTADEIDLEPVSHSALRSLLDTQRTVRDVPTGIDLTKVSRITVLGEPDEVRAAIRAWVAQAVTWHDPTVLGVALASRDLENDDWSWLKWLAHIDVPGEVDGVGPARFLATDPDELAALLGPVLADRPAFAGEPTDALRHLLIIVDDPDYDVNASALALGRAGVTLIHRGATAPHREQYSDPEKPILRVSQGCGALQRWQTGGWQPYVDHADSLDADQAAHLARQLSRWDSNPTHTGLRSAATRGATFTTLLGIPDASQLDVPTLWAPRPRDEELRVPIGVMATGEPLYFDLKDEAEGGMGPHGLMIGMTGSGKSQTLMSILLSLLTTHSADRLIVIYADFKGEAGADSFRDFPQVVAVISNMAEKKSLADRFADTLRGEVARRETLLREAGRRVQGSAFNSVVEYENARDSGAPGAEDLPPIPTLFVVADEFTLMLADYPEYAELFDYVARKGRSFRIHILFASQTLDVGKIKDIDKNTSYRIGLKVASPSVSRQIIGVDDAYHIEAGKEHKGVGFLVPAPGAAPIKFRSTYVDGIYEPPQTAKTLVVHSAPQPKLFTAARVEPDQGTVITGADEPEFTGPPRKLIATIGEQLAGYGPRAPQLWLPPLDEPIPLTTVLEHAGVPDRQWRWPLGEIDRPFEMRRDPLVFDATSASGNMVIHGGAKSGKSSALQTFILSAASLHSPRDVTFYCLDYGGGQLRALADLAHVGSVASPLEPERIRRTFGELEQLLIARQRREAFREKHGATHDDGFGEVFLVIDNLYGFARDNTDQFNTRNPLLAKVTELVNVGLAYGIHVIVTTPSWLEVPLAMRDGLGLRLELKLHDARDSNVRVVGALRRPAEAVPVDQPGRGLTMAAEHFLFAAPELGRVPEINARYPGMAAPPVRLLPTNLAPDALAPLYRGPEKVVIGQREEDLAPVVLDFAENPLLMVFGDAKAGKTTLLRHIIRTIRENSTAEQVAFTVLDRRLHLVEEPLFPDNEYTANIDRIIPAMLGLSNIIASRRPPAGLSPAELAHWSFEGHTHYLIIDDVDQIPDTPAMSGPYVGQRPWTSLIPELSQAADLGLRVIVTARATGSGHALMTSPLLRRFNDLQATTLMLAGNPQDSGKIRGQRFGRLPAGRGILLGDSESPTYVQLVNPLVGEPVVGGADEGFAR; this is encoded by the coding sequence ATGAGTCGACTGATCTTCGAAGCCCGACGACGGCTGGCACCGCCAAGCGTCCGCCAAGGCACCATCACCATCGAGGCCCCGCCCGAGCTACCCCGGGTGATACCGCCGTCGTTTTTGCGCCGGGCGATGCCCTACGTGCTGGTGATCCTGATCGTCGGCATGATCGTCGCGCTGGTCGCCACCGGCATGCGGGTGATTTCTCCGCAGACGTTGTTCTTCCCGTTCGTGTTGTTGCTGGCGGCCACTGCGCTGTATCGCGGCAACGACAACAAGATGCGCACCGAGGAAGTCGACGCCGAACGCGCCGACTACCTGCGGTACCTGTCGGTGGTCCGGGACAACATCCGGACCCAGGCCGCCGCGCAGCGGGCGGCCGCCGAGTGGTCTCATCCCGAGCCGGCCGCGCTGGCTACGGTGCCCGGATCCCGGCGGCAATGGGAACGCGACCCGCACGACCCCGACTTTTTGGTGGTGCGGGCCGGGCGGCACCACGTGCCGCTGGCCACCGCGGTGCGCGTCCAGGACACTGCCGACGAGATCGACCTCGAGCCGGTGTCGCACAGCGCATTACGCAGCCTGCTCGATACCCAGCGCACCGTCCGCGATGTGCCGACGGGAATCGATCTGACCAAGGTCTCGAGGATCACCGTGCTCGGCGAGCCGGACGAGGTGCGCGCGGCGATACGCGCCTGGGTCGCTCAGGCCGTCACCTGGCACGACCCGACGGTGCTCGGGGTGGCGCTGGCGTCCCGGGACTTGGAGAACGACGACTGGTCGTGGCTGAAGTGGTTGGCGCACATCGACGTTCCCGGTGAAGTGGATGGCGTGGGGCCGGCCCGATTCCTGGCCACCGACCCGGACGAGTTGGCGGCTCTGCTGGGGCCCGTGCTGGCCGATCGTCCCGCCTTCGCCGGAGAGCCGACCGACGCGCTACGCCACCTGCTGATCATCGTCGACGACCCGGACTACGACGTGAATGCCTCGGCGCTCGCGCTGGGACGGGCCGGTGTCACGCTCATCCACCGCGGTGCCACCGCGCCGCACCGCGAACAGTATTCGGATCCGGAGAAGCCGATCCTGCGCGTCAGCCAGGGCTGCGGCGCCCTCCAACGGTGGCAGACCGGCGGCTGGCAGCCCTATGTCGACCACGCGGATTCACTCGACGCCGACCAGGCCGCGCACCTGGCCCGTCAGTTGTCGCGGTGGGATTCCAACCCCACCCACACCGGGCTGCGCTCGGCCGCCACCCGGGGTGCGACATTCACCACGCTGCTGGGTATTCCGGACGCTTCGCAACTCGACGTGCCGACGCTGTGGGCCCCGCGCCCCCGCGACGAGGAACTGCGGGTGCCCATCGGAGTCATGGCGACCGGCGAGCCGCTGTACTTCGACCTCAAAGACGAGGCCGAAGGCGGGATGGGTCCGCACGGCCTAATGATCGGCATGACCGGTTCTGGCAAGTCACAGACCTTGATGTCGATTCTCTTGTCGCTGTTGACAACTCATTCGGCCGACCGGCTGATCGTCATCTATGCCGACTTCAAGGGCGAGGCCGGGGCGGACAGCTTTCGAGATTTCCCGCAGGTCGTCGCGGTCATCTCGAACATGGCCGAGAAGAAGTCGCTGGCCGACCGGTTCGCCGACACGCTGCGCGGTGAGGTGGCACGTCGCGAGACGCTGCTGCGGGAGGCCGGCCGCCGGGTTCAGGGCAGTGCCTTCAACTCGGTGGTCGAATACGAGAACGCTCGGGATTCCGGCGCCCCCGGCGCCGAAGATCTGCCGCCCATCCCGACGCTGTTCGTGGTCGCCGACGAGTTCACGCTGATGTTGGCCGATTACCCGGAGTACGCGGAACTATTCGATTACGTGGCACGTAAGGGCCGCTCGTTCCGCATCCACATCCTGTTCGCATCCCAGACGTTGGACGTCGGCAAGATCAAAGACATCGACAAGAACACCTCCTATCGCATCGGGTTGAAGGTGGCCAGTCCCAGCGTTTCTCGCCAGATCATCGGCGTGGACGACGCATATCACATCGAGGCGGGCAAGGAGCACAAGGGCGTCGGCTTCCTGGTTCCCGCTCCTGGTGCGGCGCCGATCAAGTTCCGCAGCACCTACGTCGACGGCATCTACGAGCCACCGCAAACCGCGAAAACGCTTGTGGTGCATTCCGCTCCGCAACCGAAACTGTTCACGGCGGCACGGGTGGAACCCGATCAGGGCACGGTGATCACCGGAGCGGACGAACCGGAGTTCACCGGTCCGCCGCGCAAGCTGATCGCGACCATCGGCGAGCAGCTGGCCGGTTACGGGCCGCGGGCACCGCAGTTGTGGCTACCCCCGCTGGACGAGCCGATTCCGCTGACGACCGTGCTCGAGCACGCCGGCGTTCCGGATCGGCAATGGCGTTGGCCGCTCGGTGAGATCGACCGTCCGTTTGAGATGCGCCGCGACCCGCTGGTGTTCGATGCCACCTCGGCATCGGGCAACATGGTCATCCACGGTGGCGCCAAATCCGGCAAATCATCTGCGCTGCAAACCTTTATCCTGTCGGCCGCCAGCCTGCACTCGCCGCGTGACGTCACGTTCTACTGCCTGGACTACGGCGGTGGACAGTTGCGCGCACTGGCCGATCTAGCGCACGTGGGCAGTGTCGCGTCGCCGCTGGAGCCGGAGCGGATCCGGCGTACCTTCGGTGAGCTCGAGCAGCTGCTGATCGCCCGGCAGCGGCGCGAGGCGTTCCGGGAAAAGCACGGTGCGACCCACGACGACGGTTTCGGTGAGGTGTTCCTGGTCATCGACAACCTCTACGGGTTCGCCCGGGACAACACCGACCAGTTCAACACGCGTAACCCGTTGCTGGCCAAGGTCACCGAACTCGTCAACGTCGGTCTCGCGTACGGCATCCATGTCATCGTGACCACCCCGAGCTGGCTGGAAGTGCCGCTGGCGATGCGCGACGGGCTCGGGCTGCGACTCGAGCTCAAGCTGCACGACGCGCGGGACAGCAATGTGCGGGTGGTCGGGGCGCTGCGTCGCCCGGCCGAGGCCGTCCCGGTCGACCAGCCGGGTCGTGGTTTGACCATGGCCGCCGAGCACTTCCTGTTCGCGGCACCCGAACTGGGCCGGGTGCCCGAGATCAACGCCCGCTACCCGGGTATGGCCGCCCCGCCGGTTCGCCTGCTGCCGACCAACCTGGCGCCCGACGCGCTCGCACCGCTGTACCGCGGGCCCGAAAAGGTCGTCATCGGTCAGCGCGAAGAAGACCTGGCACCGGTGGTGCTCGACTTCGCCGAGAACCCGCTGCTGATGGTCTTCGGTGACGCCAAGGCCGGCAAAACGACGCTGCTACGCCACATCATTCGCACCATCCGGGAGAACTCCACCGCGGAGCAGGTGGCGTTCACGGTGCTCGACCGGCGGCTGCATCTGGTCGAGGAGCCACTGTTCCCGGACAACGAGTACACCGCCAACATCGACCGGATCATCCCCGCGATGCTCGGGTTGTCCAACATCATCGCGTCCCGGCGGCCGCCGGCCGGATTGTCGCCGGCGGAGTTGGCGCACTGGAGCTTCGAGGGCCACACCCATTACCTGATCATCGACGATGTCGACCAGATACCGGACACGCCGGCGATGAGCGGCCCGTACGTCGGGCAGCGGCCTTGGACCAGCCTGATCCCGGAACTCAGCCAAGCCGCCGATCTGGGTCTACGGGTGATCGTCACAGCGCGGGCCACCGGGTCGGGGCACGCGCTGATGACCAGTCCGTTGCTGCGGCGTTTCAACGACTTGCAGGCCACCACGTTGATGCTGGCGGGCAATCCGCAAGACAGCGGCAAGATCCGGGGGCAACGGTTCGGCCGGTTGCCCGCTGGGCGAGGAATTCTCTTGGGGGACAGCGAAAGTCCGACATACGTGCAGCTGGTCAACCCATTGGTTGGCGAGCCCGTTGTCGGCGGAGCCGACGAAGGTTTCGCACGCTGA